The following nucleotide sequence is from Streptomyces xiamenensis.
GTGCTGCCGCTCATGCGCTGCTTCGGGCAGGGCACCGTCTACCTCGCCAACCTCGCCCAGCACATCCACGTCCTGGACGTCGGCCACGACGGGCTCACCGTGGACAGCGCCTACGTGCTGGCCTTCGACTCCCATCTGCACTGGGAGATCATCTCGGTGGAGAGCCAGCACGGCATCGCCGGGGCCGGCGCGTACAACCTCGTCATCAGCGGGCAGGGCAAGGTCGCCATCACCACCTCGGACGCGCCGCTGGTGATGCCGGTGACCCCCGACCGCTACGTGAGCGCCGACGCGGACGCCGTGGTGGCCTGGAGCACCGGGCTGCGGGTGCAGATGCAGGCGCAGACCGCCTCCCGCTCCATCTGGCGGCGGCGCGGGGCGACCGGCGAGGGCTGGGAGCTGAGCTTCATGGGGGCGGGGTACGCGGTGGTGCAGCCCAGCGAACTGCTGCCGCCCCAGCACACCTCCTTCGGCCAGCGTCTCCCGACGGCCGGCCGCGTCGGGGCGGGCCCCGGCCTGCACCAGGGCGGCGCCTGGGGGCCGCGTTAGCGCCCCTCACGGCCGGCACTGCCACGACGGCCACGGCGCCGGGTGGGCCGGGGGCGTCGCGGCGGGGCCGGCCACGGTCTAGCGCAGGGCGGCGCGGGTGCGGTCCAGCAGGCGGACCACCGAGGCGTCCGCGATCTCCTGGACCTCTTCGTAGTCGAACCAGCGCAGCTCCAGTGATTCCTCACTGATGGACTCACGCGCGCCGGACGGGGCCAGAGCCGCGTACTGCACATCCAGATGGACGGCGCACGGCGTGCTGTGCCGGTCCAGACCGACCGGCTGGGGCAGCAGCCGCAGGCCCGGGACACCCGATTCCTCCGTCGCCTCGCGCAGCGCCGCGTCCGCCAGGGTCGGGTCGCCCGGCTCGCAGTGGCCGCCG
It contains:
- a CDS encoding AIM24 family protein; the protein is MQSTIFNHTVTQSAERFASQNARMLRVNLSEGEDLVARAGSMVAFEGMVEFDGEYLSRHQQYAQWATGEVLPLMRCFGQGTVYLANLAQHIHVLDVGHDGLTVDSAYVLAFDSHLHWEIISVESQHGIAGAGAYNLVISGQGKVAITTSDAPLVMPVTPDRYVSADADAVVAWSTGLRVQMQAQTASRSIWRRRGATGEGWELSFMGAGYAVVQPSELLPPQHTSFGQRLPTAGRVGAGPGLHQGGAWGPR
- a CDS encoding NUDIX hydrolase, with product MSSLHQDAARVLEAWPAPDGAQDKLRAEYAAHLAAHPDGMWKACAAGHLTASALIIDPERRQVLLTLHRKLRMWLQTGGHCEPGDPTLADAALREATEESGVPGLRLLPQPVGLDRHSTPCAVHLDVQYAALAPSGARESISEESLELRWFDYEEVQEIADASVVRLLDRTRAALR